From a single Pieris rapae chromosome 17, ilPieRapa1.1, whole genome shotgun sequence genomic region:
- the LOC110999876 gene encoding alpha-2-macroglobulin receptor-associated protein isoform X1, with the protein MFLQKRIVFIVVAIFFHVVYCENKYSRSANIKDEEDTDFRKLDKPFRMNKLNLLWVKAQQRLTLPKLKSLYSDLMIQDKQEITYKRVRSEGGDKEGLKEAELRRKLTSIMNNYGLREHFEDNSVRRMKQDTMYNEASDKFINKSLFKDKKLNMLWAKAEASGFTSEELAALKEEFSHHQEKIDQYYDLLVNMEAGEKDGYKNAVNDEELDKFNEINYAQDNGENLTKDFVDKANLVREKHRGLRDGFDRLDRIAARGPSNKEFIEPKVQGLWKMAAVANFTVDELASLKVELQHYESRLLKLRTLHADQVSKLDKHHSKVAAAGDKMDHFADQQQIIKKHSRKVEKMHADLEGRIMARHTEL; encoded by the exons atgtttttacaaaaaagaattgtttttatagtcGTAGCGATATTTTTTCATGTTGtttattgtgaaaataaatattctcgGTCTGCCAATATCAAAGATGAGGAAGATACAGATTTTAGAAAATTAGACAAACCTTTTAGAATGAATAAACTTAATCTTCTTTGGGTTAAAGCTCAGcag CGCTTAACACTGCCTAAATTAAAGTCATTGTATAGTGATTTGATGATCCAAGACAAACaagaaataacatataaaagagTGAGAAGTGAAGGTGGAGATAAGGAAGGACTTAAAGAAGCTGAGTTAAGAAGAAAACTTACatctattatgaataattatggCCTTAGGGAACACTTTGAAGATAATTCTGTAAGACGGATGAAGCAGGATACG ATGTACAATGAGGCATCAGATAAGTTCATcaacaaaagtttatttaaagacaAAAAGTTGAATATGTTGTGGGCTAAAGCTGAAGCTTCAGGCTTTACCAGTGAGGAACTTGCAGCTTTAAAAGAAGAATTCAGTCATCATCAGGAGAAAATTGATCAGTACTAtgatttattagttaatatgGAAGCAGGAGAAAAAGAtggttataaaa ATGCTGTCAACGATGAAGAACTTGACAAGTTTAATGAAATCAATTATGCACAAGATAATGGGGAGAATTTGACAAAAGATTTTGTTGACAAAGCTAATCTGGTGAGAGAGAAGCACAGAGGTCTTCGAGATGGGTTTGACAGATTAGACAGGATTGCAGCTCGAG GACCATCAAACAAAGAGTTCATTGAACCAAAAGTGCAAGGGTTGTGGAAGATGGCAGCAGTTGCAAATTTTACTGTAGATGAGTTAGCTTCTTTAAag gtgGAACTGCAGCATTACGAGTCTCGACTACTGAAGCTCCGCACGTTACATGCAGACCAAGTAAGCAAACTTGACAAACATCATTCTAAG GTAGCAGCAGCAGGCGATAAGATGGACCATTTCGCAGACCAGCAACAGATCATCAAGAAGCACTCCAGAAAAGTTGAGAAGATGCACGCCGACCTCGAAGGCAGGATCATGGCGAGACATACGGAATTGTAG
- the LOC110999876 gene encoding alpha-2-macroglobulin receptor-associated protein isoform X2: MFLQKRIVFIVVAIFFHVVYCENKYSRSANIKDEEDTDFRKLDKPFRMNKLNLLWVKAQQRLTLPKLKSLYSDLMIQDKQEITYKRVRSEGGDKEGLKEAELRRKLTSIMNNYGLREHFEDNSVRRMKQDTMYNEASDKFINKSLFKDKKLNMLWAKAEASGFTSEELAALKEEFSHHQEKIDQYYDLLVNMEAGEKDGYKNAVNDEELDKFNEINYAQDNGENLTKDFVDKANLVREKHRGLRDGFDRLDRIAARGPSNKEFIEPKVQGLWKMAAVANFTVDELASLKVELQHYESRLLKLRTLHADQVAAAGDKMDHFADQQQIIKKHSRKVEKMHADLEGRIMARHTEL; encoded by the exons atgtttttacaaaaaagaattgtttttatagtcGTAGCGATATTTTTTCATGTTGtttattgtgaaaataaatattctcgGTCTGCCAATATCAAAGATGAGGAAGATACAGATTTTAGAAAATTAGACAAACCTTTTAGAATGAATAAACTTAATCTTCTTTGGGTTAAAGCTCAGcag CGCTTAACACTGCCTAAATTAAAGTCATTGTATAGTGATTTGATGATCCAAGACAAACaagaaataacatataaaagagTGAGAAGTGAAGGTGGAGATAAGGAAGGACTTAAAGAAGCTGAGTTAAGAAGAAAACTTACatctattatgaataattatggCCTTAGGGAACACTTTGAAGATAATTCTGTAAGACGGATGAAGCAGGATACG ATGTACAATGAGGCATCAGATAAGTTCATcaacaaaagtttatttaaagacaAAAAGTTGAATATGTTGTGGGCTAAAGCTGAAGCTTCAGGCTTTACCAGTGAGGAACTTGCAGCTTTAAAAGAAGAATTCAGTCATCATCAGGAGAAAATTGATCAGTACTAtgatttattagttaatatgGAAGCAGGAGAAAAAGAtggttataaaa ATGCTGTCAACGATGAAGAACTTGACAAGTTTAATGAAATCAATTATGCACAAGATAATGGGGAGAATTTGACAAAAGATTTTGTTGACAAAGCTAATCTGGTGAGAGAGAAGCACAGAGGTCTTCGAGATGGGTTTGACAGATTAGACAGGATTGCAGCTCGAG GACCATCAAACAAAGAGTTCATTGAACCAAAAGTGCAAGGGTTGTGGAAGATGGCAGCAGTTGCAAATTTTACTGTAGATGAGTTAGCTTCTTTAAag gtgGAACTGCAGCATTACGAGTCTCGACTACTGAAGCTCCGCACGTTACATGCAGACCAA GTAGCAGCAGCAGGCGATAAGATGGACCATTTCGCAGACCAGCAACAGATCATCAAGAAGCACTCCAGAAAAGTTGAGAAGATGCACGCCGACCTCGAAGGCAGGATCATGGCGAGACATACGGAATTGTAG